One genomic region from Nostoc sphaeroides encodes:
- a CDS encoding DNA/RNA non-specific endonuclease: MKKIKIFKFLLPFVVVVLFIIGLAKIVPAQSSVSVHLTLGNPSNAETSNLNNYLLVKPQYVIGYNCSIGRANWVSWQLNSSWLGSTSRQDNFRADTTLPSGCYQVQSTDFSGSGFDRGHMTPSGDRTSSVTNNSATFLMSNMIAQAPDNNQGIWANLEEYARTLVGQGKELYIISGGYGMGGIGSKGRFYTIANGRVQVPNTTWKIIVVLDTPGLGLAGVTTSTRVIAVNIPNRQGVRTEDWRNYRVSVDSLESLTGYNFISEVSTSIQSVIEAQIDNL, from the coding sequence GTGAAAAAAATCAAGATTTTCAAGTTTCTGCTGCCATTTGTGGTAGTAGTTTTATTCATAATTGGGTTGGCAAAGATCGTACCAGCCCAGTCATCAGTAAGTGTTCACCTAACCCTTGGTAACCCCAGCAACGCTGAAACTTCCAACCTAAATAACTACTTGCTGGTAAAACCACAGTATGTAATTGGTTACAACTGCTCAATAGGTAGAGCAAATTGGGTGTCTTGGCAGTTGAATAGTAGTTGGTTAGGTAGCACATCAAGGCAAGATAATTTTCGGGCTGATACAACACTTCCTTCTGGGTGCTATCAAGTTCAATCTACCGATTTTAGCGGAAGTGGGTTTGATCGTGGTCACATGACGCCTAGTGGTGACAGAACTAGTAGTGTTACCAATAATTCTGCCACATTTTTGATGAGCAATATGATTGCTCAAGCCCCAGATAACAATCAGGGGATTTGGGCAAACTTAGAGGAATATGCCAGAACTTTAGTAGGACAGGGTAAAGAACTCTACATCATATCTGGTGGATATGGGATGGGCGGTATCGGGTCTAAAGGAAGGTTCTATACAATAGCTAATGGACGTGTTCAAGTTCCTAATACAACTTGGAAAATTATTGTTGTACTGGATACTCCAGGTTTAGGCCTTGCTGGCGTGACAACCAGCACGAGAGTCATTGCTGTCAATATTCCCAACAGGCAAGGGGTGCGAACAGAGGATTGGAGAAACTATCGGGTTAGCGTTGACTCATTAGAATCCTTAACTGGATACAATTTTATCTCAGAAGTCTCAACATCTATTCAGTCTGTAATAGAAGCGCAAATTGACAATTTATAA